In one Pseudomonas hydrolytica genomic region, the following are encoded:
- a CDS encoding chemotaxis protein CheW — translation MSVQTPFQILLEIDQRCRALAAGLPSQQAAVQTWSGIGFRMGERLFVAPMGEVGEVLHEPRYTLLPGVKSWVKGVANVRGRLLPVMDLCGFFGNELSPLRKLRRVLVVDHQEIFAGLTVDEVFGMQHFPVDAFSEQLPPLEASIAPFIHGVFQREQPWLVFSPRALATDPGFLDVAY, via the coding sequence ATGTCCGTGCAGACTCCTTTCCAGATTCTCCTCGAGATCGACCAGCGTTGTCGCGCCCTGGCGGCCGGCTTGCCGTCGCAACAGGCGGCGGTGCAGACCTGGAGCGGTATCGGTTTTCGCATGGGCGAGCGACTGTTCGTCGCTCCCATGGGGGAGGTGGGCGAAGTCCTGCACGAGCCGCGTTACACCCTGCTGCCGGGTGTGAAAAGCTGGGTCAAGGGGGTGGCCAACGTGCGTGGCCGCCTGTTGCCGGTGATGGACCTGTGCGGGTTCTTCGGCAATGAACTGTCGCCGCTGCGCAAGCTGCGGCGGGTGCTGGTGGTCGACCACCAGGAAATCTTCGCCGGCCTCACGGTCGACGAGGTTTTCGGTATGCAGCATTTCCCCGTGGATGCCTTTTCAGAACAACTGCCGCCCCTCGAGGCGAGCATTGCGCCGTTCATCCACGGTGTCTTTCAGCGGGAACAGCCCTGGTTGGTGTTCAGCCCTCGTGCGCTGGCTACCGATCCGGGCTTTCTCGATGTGGCTTACTAA
- the pilG gene encoding twitching motility response regulator PilG: MEQHSDGLKVMVIDDSKTIRRTAETLLKKVGCDVITAVDGFDALAKIADTHPSIIFVDIMMPRLDGYQTCALIKNNSAFKSTPVIMLSSKDGLFDKAKGRIVGSDQYLTKPFSKEELLGAIKAHVPDFTPVEQAS, from the coding sequence ATGGAACAGCATTCCGACGGTTTGAAAGTTATGGTGATCGACGATTCGAAAACGATTCGTCGCACCGCGGAAACTCTGCTGAAAAAAGTGGGTTGTGACGTCATCACCGCGGTCGATGGCTTCGATGCCCTGGCCAAGATTGCCGACACTCACCCCAGCATCATCTTTGTCGACATCATGATGCCGCGTCTCGATGGGTATCAGACCTGTGCCCTGATCAAGAACAACAGTGCTTTCAAGTCCACGCCAGTGATCATGCTGTCCTCCAAGGACGGCCTGTTCGACAAGGCCAAGGGGCGTATCGTCGGCTCCGATCAATATCTGACCAAGCCTTTCAGCAAGGAAGAGCTGCTCGGTGCGATCAAGGCTCACGTGCCTGACTTCACCCCGGTGGAACAAGCCTCCTGA
- the pilH gene encoding twitching motility response regulator PilH produces the protein MARILIVDDSPTEMYKLTAMLEKHGHQVLKAENGADGVALARQEKPDAVLMDIVMPGLNGFQATRQLTKDAETSHIPVIIVTTKDQETDKVWGKRQGAKDYLTKPVDEETLLKTLNAVLAG, from the coding sequence ATGGCTCGAATTCTGATTGTTGATGACTCCCCGACCGAGATGTACAAGCTGACCGCCATGCTGGAAAAGCATGGTCATCAGGTGCTCAAGGCGGAAAACGGCGCCGACGGCGTGGCCCTGGCGCGCCAGGAAAAGCCCGATGCGGTGCTGATGGATATCGTCATGCCCGGCCTCAATGGCTTCCAGGCGACCCGTCAGCTGACCAAGGACGCCGAGACCAGCCATATTCCGGTGATCATCGTCACCACCAAGGATCAGGAAACCGACAAGGTCTGGGGCAAGCGCCAGGGTGCCAAGGATTACCTGACCAAGCCGGTCGACGAAGAAACCTTGCTGAAAACCCTCAATGCTGTGCTGGCCGGCTGA